The sequence TGGTTTTCCATGTTGACCGGGTTGGAGGTGCGGAACGCATATTTCGACATCTGCGAACCGGTGATCTCGTCGCTCGCCGAAAGCGTGACCAGCAGCGGGACCTTGCGGCGCTCGGCGACCTTCATGACCGCGAGCGTCGACCCGGAACTGACCGCGCCGAACAGCATGTTCGCACCGCCGGCCATCAGCTTCGTGGCCTTCTGGACGGCGACCTGGGGCTTGGTTTCGGTGTCCTGCCAGTCGAAGACGATCGGGGCACCGAGAACCGTGCCGCCGCGCATCTCCACGGCCAGTTCGGCCCCGCGCTGCATCGCCTCGCCGATGACACCGTAGGCGCCGCTCATCGCGACCACGCCGCCGATCTTGAATTCCTTGTCCTGAGCGACGGCCCCGGTGGCCCAGAGGCCCGCGAGCGCGGCGACAGAAAGCGCGCACGTCGTGCGCAAGCCCTTATGCATGGCAGTCCTCCCGATATGATTCAGGCCCGTCTCCGCGGGTTGGGGAGGAGAGTAATCCGCGCCCAAAATTTATGTCAACAAGATTGTAATATACGGAAATGCGCGCTTATCTGAATTGCGCACATCTCGCCCTGTGTGTAGGTCGATAGGCTCCAGGTGAAGCCCGCAACCACAAGGACCGGCGCGGCCCGCATGACGACCGAAAAGACCGACACGTCCGCAACCGCGGCGCGCTCCCGCAGCCGGGACCCGCAGGAGCGGCCCTGGGCCTCGACGGAAGCGCTGCATCGCGGCCTCGAGCTTCACTTCTTCGCGCACCTGAACCTGGCCGAGGATGCCGATCGCACCCTGACCGAGCTCGGGTTCGGCCGGACGCATCATCGCATTCTCTACTTCGTCTCCCAGACCCCCGGCATCACCGTCGGCGAGATGCTGTCGATCCTTCGCGTCACCCACCAGAACGTGCAGCGGCCGATGGGCGAGCTGCTGCGCAAGGGGCTGATCGAGCAGAAGACGTCGATGACGGACCGGCGCCAGCGTCAGCTTTACATCACGGAGGCCGGTCAGGAGCTGTTCGACCGCCTGACGGCGCGCCAGTTCGACCGGATCGCCCGGGCCTACGAGGCCGCCGGTCCGGACGCCGTGCGCGGCTTCTGGACCGTCCTTTGGCACATGATCGACGACGGCGACCGCGCCTGGCTGGAAGAAAACCGCATTCCGTCCGAAGCTTGACGCGGCCCGGCGCAAGCTGTTCAGCCGAGCGCCTTCGCCACGTGGGAGGCGGGCGCGCGGCCGATCGCCGCCGAGATGAAACGGGCCGTCTCCGTCAGGGCGGCCAGATCGATTCCGGTCGCGATGCCCATGCCGTCGAGCATGTAGACCAGATCCTCGCTCGCCACGTTCCCGCTCGCCCCCTTGGCATAGGGACAGCCGCCGAGCCCGCCGACGGCAGCGTCGATCACGCTCACGCCCAGCCCGAGACAGGCATAGATGTTGGCCAGCGCCTGGCCGTAGGTGTCGTGGAAGTGGAGGGCGAGCCGGTCCACGGGCACGTCCGCGGCAACCGCCTCGACCATGCGGGCCGCCTTCAGCGGCGTGCCGACCCCGATCGTGTCGCCAAGCGAGACCTCGTAGCAGCCCATGTCGGTGAGCGCCTTCGACACCCGCGCCACGTCGGCGAGCGGCACCTCGCCCTGGTAGGGGCAGCCGAGCACGCAGGAGACGTAGCCGCGGACCTTGAGCCCCCTCGCGGCGGCCGCTTCCGTCACCGGGGCGAACCGCTCCAGGCTTTCGGAGATCGAGCAGTTGATGTTGCGCCGGGAGAACGCCTCGGAGGCGGCGGCGAAGACGGCGACCTCCTCCACCCCGCTGTCCAGCGCCCTCTCGAGCCCCTTCATGTTGGGCACAAGGACGGGATAGCCGACGCCGGGCCGGCGCTCGATGCCGGCCAGCACCTCGGCGGTGTCGGCCATCTGCGGCACCCATTTGGGCGAGACGAAACTGCCCGCCTCGATGGTCTCGCAGCCGGCGGCGGCAAGCCGGTCGATCAGCTCGATCTTGACGTCGGCCGGCACGATCTCCGCCTCGTTCTGGAGGCCGTCGCGGGGGCCGACTTCGACGATGCGGACGCGGGCGGGAAGGGGACTCATGACGGGAACCTGGATGCTTCGGAGGGAGGGACGGCGCTCAGAAGGCGCCGGCGAGGAATGTCAGCAGTTTCGGGTCGGAGCCGTAGGCGACGTTGAAGCGGAGCGCCGCCGGACGGTCGCCCTCCCGGTCGGGCCGAAACACGCTTCCCGGCGCCAGGAAGATGCTTTCGGCCGCCGCGCGCCGGCACAGATCCAGCTCGTCGACATGGTCGGGCAGGTCGGCCCAGAGATAGAAGCCCGGGCTTTTCCCCGGCCTCAGCCGGAGACCGACGCTTTCCAGATCGCTGACGGAGGCGCGATGGGCCGCCTCGATCCGGGCACGCAGACGGCGGATGTGCCGCAGATACTGACCGCCCTGGATCAGGTTGAGGACGAAACGCTCGACGAAGTCGGAGGTGGCGACGGAGGTCAGGATCTTCAGGTTGGCGAGCGCGCCGATCAGGTCGGGATGGCCGGCCACGAAGCCGCAGCGCAGGCTGGCCGACAGCGTCTTGGAAAACGTGCCGACATAAAGCACCCGGTTGAGCTGATCGAGGGCGGCAAGCCGCGGCAGGCTCGGCGGCAGGATGTCGGCGAAGGCGTCGTTCTCGACCACCAGCGTGCCCCAGCGCTCGGCCGCCCTGAGCAGACCGAAGGCGACGGGCGGCGACAGCCATCCCCCGGTCGGATTGTGGGCCTGGGACTGGGTGAAGAAGATCCGGGGCCGGTGAAGCGCCAGCTTGGCGGTGAGGTCGTCGAGGTCGGGACCGTCCGGATTGCGCTTCACCCCGACGATGCGGACCTTGGCCAGCGCGAGCTTGGCGAACAGCGGATAGTAGCCGGGATCGTCGACCAGTACGGTGTCGCCGGCCTCCAGAAGATGGCGGACGATCAGGTCGAGGGCGTGGTTCGCCCCGCTGGTCAGGAGGAGGCCGTCCGGCTCCACGGAAATCGACCGGTCGAGCAGCATCAGCCGCAGCCGCTCGCGCAGGGGCTCGTATCCCCGCGACGAGCCGTAGCCGAAATCGACGCTCTCCGGCCCGGCGGCCTTGAAGCTGGCGAAATGGCGCCGGAGCTCCGAGCCCTCCATCCACGACGACGGCGGCCGTCCGTCTCCCGGACGCACCTCGTAGCGGCGGTCGAGCTGTTCGCCGAGCAGCGTGACGAGATCGACGGCGGTGGCCACGTGGGGCGGCGGAGCCGTCGGGCGCGGAAGCTCCAGGTGCGAGACGTAGAAGCCCGATCCTGCGCGCGCCTCCAGGAGTCCCTGGGCGACCAGACGGTCGTAGGCCTCGGCCATGGTGTTCTTGGACACGCCGTAGTCCTCGGCGGCCTGACGCACCGAAGGCAGCCTGTCGCCGACCTTGTAGGCGCCGTTTGCCAGCCCGGCGGACACCTTGCCGACGATCGCCTCGACCCGCGTCCCGGTGCGCTTCACGAAATCGTCCCCAGGTAAGTACTGGGACAGTCACCCCGCAATCGGCCGTAACTGTCCCTTGATTGTCCCAATAACAATAGGACAATCGTCGTCCGCATCCAAGCAAGAGATGCAGCAATTCGGGTGATGGAAACGATCATGTCGGCAGTACGGCGTTCGCTGAACTCGCGCCTTGAGGGCTATCGCAATAAGACTCCCGAGCAGCGCCTGGAGCAGCTCGCCGAGGCCGCCGGCCTTGCCAGCGAGGATGCCGCCACGCTCGGCGATCCGGCCGCGCTGGAGCTGGCGCGCGCCAATGGCATGATCGAGAACGTCATCGGCACGTTCCAGCTGCCGATGGGCATCGCCACCAACTTCACCGTCAACGGCCGCGACTACCTGATCCCGATGGCGGTCGAGGAGCCCTCGGTGGTCGCCGCCGCGTCCTACATGGCGCGCATCGCCCGCGACCATGGCGGCTTCCAGACCTCGTCGACAGCCCCCGTCATGCGCGCCCAGGTCCAGGTGCTCGGCATCACCGACCCGTACGGCGCGCGCCTCAAGATCCTGGCCGCGCGCGAGCAGATCCTGGAGATCGCCAACAGCCGCGACGCCTTCCTGGTGAAGCTGGGCGGCGGCTGCAAGGACATCGAGGTCCACGTCTTCCCCGACACCAGGCGCGGCGCGATGGTGGTGCTGCACCTGCTGGTCGACGTGCGCGACGCCATGGGCGCCAACGCCGTCAACACGATGGCCGAGGCGGTCGCGCCCACGATCGAGGAGCTGACCGGCGGCCGCGTGCGCCTGCGCATCCTCTCCAACCTCGCCGACCGGCGCCTTTCCCGCGCCCGGGTCCGGGTGCCCCAGTCGGCGCTCGCGACCAAGGAATTCTCCGGCGAACGGATGGTCGAAGGCATTCTCGACGCCCACGAGCTGGCCGTGATCGATCCCTACCGGGCGGCCACCCACAACAAGGGCATCATGAACGGCATCGACCCGGTGATCGTGGCGACCGGCAACGACTGGCGCGCCATCGAGGCCGGCGCTCATGCCTTCGCCGCCCGCTCCGGCACCTACACCTCGCTGACGAGCTGGGAGGTGGACACGGAGGGCTGCCTGGTCGGCACCCTGGAGATGCCGATGGCGGTCGGCCTCGTCGGCGGCGCCACCAAGACCCATCCCGTCGCCCAGGCGGCACTGAAGATCCTCGGCGTGGAAAGCGCCCAGGAGCTGGGAGAGATCACCGTCGCGGTGGGTCTCGCCCAGAACATGGCGGCGCTCAGGGCGCTGGCCACCGAGGGCATCCAGCGCGGCCACATGGCGCTGCACGCCCGCAACATCGCCATCGTCGCCGGCGCCGTCGGCAACGAGATCGAGGTCGTGGCGGGCAGGCTCGCCGAGGACCACGACGTGCGCACCGACAGGGCGCGCGAAATTCTGGCCGAGATGCGCGGGAGCGACTGATCGCGATCCGTCGTTCGTGTCGCGTTGACCGGCCCAATCACAACAACGATCAGATCCTTGAAGGAGAAACACCCATGACCAGGACAGTCACGCGCCGCACGGCGCTCATGGTGACCGCGGCTTCGCTGGCGGTCGCCTCGCTCGGCTCCGCCGCCTTCGCCCAGGACGGCGAAACGGTGAACTGGCGCATGCAGGCGCTCTGGGACGGCGGCACCACGCCGCAGCAGTACGAGCAGATGTATGTCGACCGGGTCGCCGAGCTGACCGACGGCAAGTTCCAGATCGAGCTCTTCTCGGCCGGCCAGCTGGTTCCGCCGGCCCAGGCCTTCGACGCCGTGCGCGGCGGCGCCTTCGAGATGATGAAGACCTTCGACGGCTACGAGGCCGGCAAGATCCCGGCGCTGGCGTTCACCTCGACGATCCCGTTCGGCTATCCGGAATCCGGTCAGTACGCCGACTGGTTCTACGAGAAGGGCGGCCTCGAGATGGCCCGGGAGGCCTACGCCCCGGCCGGCCTCTACTACATCGCGCCGTCGATCTACGACCAGGAGCCGATCCACTCGAAGGTGAAGATCGAATCCATCGAGGACTTCGACGGCAAGAAGGGCCGCTTCGTGGGTCTCGCCTCGTCGGTGATGAGCGACTTCGGCGTGGCCGTGTCGCCGCTGCCGACCTCGGAGGTCTACTCCGCCCTCGACAAGGGCCTGATCGACATCGCCGACCGCGGTGACCTGCAGGCCAATCTCGATGCCGGCCTCGCGGAAGTCGCGCCGTACATCATCCTGCCGGGCGTGCACCAGCCGACGACGGCGACCTCCTACGTCGCCAACAAGGCCGCCTACGACCAGCTGCCGGACTCCTACAAGGAGGCCCTCGCCACGGCCGCCAAGGAAGTCTCGGACGCCTATCAGGCCGCCAAGACGAAGAGCGACAAGAGCGCTCTGGAAGCCTTCAAGGAGCAGGGCGTCGAGGTAATCGAGCTTTCCGAGGACGACGTCACCGAGGCGCGCTCCAAGGCGATGGAGTCCTGGCGCAAGGCGACCAAGGACAACGAGCTGGCCACCCGCATCCTCGATTCCCAGGTCGAGCAGATGAAAGAGCTGGGCCTGATCCAGTAGGACTCTCCGGTCAGGAGAATGGACGGCGGGACACCATGCTTCCGCCGTCCGCGTCTATTCGGAGAACACAGCATGCCCGGCCCGATCGCCGCCGTCGTCCGCTGGATCACGGCGCTCAATCACCTGCTCTACAAGGCGGCCAGCCTGCTGATGCTGGTGATCGTCCCGGTCATGCTCTACGCGGTGACCGCGCGCTACCTGTTCAACTCGCCCTCCAGCTGGGGGCTTGAGCTGGCCACGCTCCTGTTCGGGCCGTTCTTCCTGCTCGGCGGACCCTACCTGCTGCACATCGGCGGCCACGTGAACCTGGACCTGGTCAGGCGGTCGGTCTCGCCGCGGATGAACCGCATCTTCGACCTCATCAACTA is a genomic window of Amorphus orientalis containing:
- a CDS encoding aminotransferase-like domain-containing protein; its protein translation is MKRTGTRVEAIVGKVSAGLANGAYKVGDRLPSVRQAAEDYGVSKNTMAEAYDRLVAQGLLEARAGSGFYVSHLELPRPTAPPPHVATAVDLVTLLGEQLDRRYEVRPGDGRPPSSWMEGSELRRHFASFKAAGPESVDFGYGSSRGYEPLRERLRLMLLDRSISVEPDGLLLTSGANHALDLIVRHLLEAGDTVLVDDPGYYPLFAKLALAKVRIVGVKRNPDGPDLDDLTAKLALHRPRIFFTQSQAHNPTGGWLSPPVAFGLLRAAERWGTLVVENDAFADILPPSLPRLAALDQLNRVLYVGTFSKTLSASLRCGFVAGHPDLIGALANLKILTSVATSDFVERFVLNLIQGGQYLRHIRRLRARIEAAHRASVSDLESVGLRLRPGKSPGFYLWADLPDHVDELDLCRRAAAESIFLAPGSVFRPDREGDRPAALRFNVAYGSDPKLLTFLAGAF
- a CDS encoding hydroxymethylglutaryl-CoA reductase, degradative, with translation MSAVRRSLNSRLEGYRNKTPEQRLEQLAEAAGLASEDAATLGDPAALELARANGMIENVIGTFQLPMGIATNFTVNGRDYLIPMAVEEPSVVAAASYMARIARDHGGFQTSSTAPVMRAQVQVLGITDPYGARLKILAAREQILEIANSRDAFLVKLGGGCKDIEVHVFPDTRRGAMVVLHLLVDVRDAMGANAVNTMAEAVAPTIEELTGGRVRLRILSNLADRRLSRARVRVPQSALATKEFSGERMVEGILDAHELAVIDPYRAATHNKGIMNGIDPVIVATGNDWRAIEAGAHAFAARSGTYTSLTSWEVDTEGCLVGTLEMPMAVGLVGGATKTHPVAQAALKILGVESAQELGEITVAVGLAQNMAALRALATEGIQRGHMALHARNIAIVAGAVGNEIEVVAGRLAEDHDVRTDRAREILAEMRGSD
- a CDS encoding hydroxymethylglutaryl-CoA lyase codes for the protein MSPLPARVRIVEVGPRDGLQNEAEIVPADVKIELIDRLAAAGCETIEAGSFVSPKWVPQMADTAEVLAGIERRPGVGYPVLVPNMKGLERALDSGVEEVAVFAAASEAFSRRNINCSISESLERFAPVTEAAAARGLKVRGYVSCVLGCPYQGEVPLADVARVSKALTDMGCYEVSLGDTIGVGTPLKAARMVEAVAADVPVDRLALHFHDTYGQALANIYACLGLGVSVIDAAVGGLGGCPYAKGASGNVASEDLVYMLDGMGIATGIDLAALTETARFISAAIGRAPASHVAKALG
- a CDS encoding TRAP transporter small permease subunit, giving the protein MPGPIAAVVRWITALNHLLYKAASLLMLVIVPVMLYAVTARYLFNSPSSWGLELATLLFGPFFLLGGPYLLHIGGHVNLDLVRRSVSPRMNRIFDLINYPIIGAYAVILFYFAWPFAMQSYALNETSYTSWNPVIWPIKFVIPIALALLLLQAAAEWLRVIFNEPAPQQTEDAQGDAL
- the dctP gene encoding TRAP transporter substrate-binding protein DctP, encoding MTRTVTRRTALMVTAASLAVASLGSAAFAQDGETVNWRMQALWDGGTTPQQYEQMYVDRVAELTDGKFQIELFSAGQLVPPAQAFDAVRGGAFEMMKTFDGYEAGKIPALAFTSTIPFGYPESGQYADWFYEKGGLEMAREAYAPAGLYYIAPSIYDQEPIHSKVKIESIEDFDGKKGRFVGLASSVMSDFGVAVSPLPTSEVYSALDKGLIDIADRGDLQANLDAGLAEVAPYIILPGVHQPTTATSYVANKAAYDQLPDSYKEALATAAKEVSDAYQAAKTKSDKSALEAFKEQGVEVIELSEDDVTEARSKAMESWRKATKDNELATRILDSQVEQMKELGLIQ
- a CDS encoding MarR family winged helix-turn-helix transcriptional regulator codes for the protein MTTEKTDTSATAARSRSRDPQERPWASTEALHRGLELHFFAHLNLAEDADRTLTELGFGRTHHRILYFVSQTPGITVGEMLSILRVTHQNVQRPMGELLRKGLIEQKTSMTDRRQRQLYITEAGQELFDRLTARQFDRIARAYEAAGPDAVRGFWTVLWHMIDDGDRAWLEENRIPSEA